From one Felis catus isolate Fca126 chromosome E2, F.catus_Fca126_mat1.0, whole genome shotgun sequence genomic stretch:
- the B3GNT9 gene encoding UDP-GlcNAc:betaGal beta-1,3-N-acetylglucosaminyltransferase 9 isoform X2, which translates to MRRRLRLRGDASITLLLGTALGLLLYTQREGATPTTNAPRAQGKVEAASTPGLRVFQARDADAAPAPAPLVYEGDTPEPPTPTGPFDFGRYLRAKDQRRFPLLINQPHKCRGDGAPEGGPDLLIAVKSVAADFERRQAVRQTWGAEGRVQGALVRRVFLLGVPRSTGTDRADAEGEGTRTHWPALLRAESRAYADILLWAFDDTFFNLTLKEIHFLAWASAYCPEVRFVFKGDADVFVHVGNLLEFLAPRDPAQDLLAGDVIVQARPIRARASKYYIPEAVYGLPAYPAYAGGGGFVLSGVTLRRLAGACAQVELFPIDDVFLGMCLQRLRLTPEPHPAFRTFGIPRPSAAPHLRTFDPCFYRELVVVHGLSAADIWLMWRLLNGPHGPACARPWPAAAGSFRWDS; encoded by the coding sequence ATGAGGCGGAGGCTGCGCCTACGCGGGGACGCGTCGATCACGCTTCTCCTTGGCACCGCCCTCGGCCTCCTGCTCTACACACAGCGCGAGGGCGCGACCCCGACGACCAACGCACCCCGAGCGCAAGGGAAGGTAGAGGCAGCATCTACTCCGGGACTCCGAGTCTTCCAGGCACGGGACGCGGacgcagccccagccccagcccctctggTCTACGAAGGGGACACACCGGAGCCGCCCACACCCACGGGACCCTTTGACTTTGGCCGCTACCTACGCGCCAAGGATCAGCGGCGCTTCCCCTTGCTCATTAATCAGCCGCACAAATGCCGAGGAGATGGCGCACCTGAAGGTGGACCCGACTTGCTCATCGCCGTCAAGTCAGTGGCGGCGGACTTCGAGCGGCGCCAGGCCGTGCGCCAGACGTGGGGTGCTGAGGGCCGTGTGCAGGGGGCGCTCGTGCGCCGCGTGTTCTTGCTGGGCGTGCCCAGGAGCACGGGCACTGACAGGGCAGACGCCGAGGGGGAGGGCACGCGAACCCACTGGCCAGCCCTGCTGCGTGCCGAAAGCCGTGCATACGCGGACATCCTGCTCTGGGCTTTTGACGACACTTTCTTCAACCTAACGCTCAAGGAGATCCACTTTCTGGCCTGGGCCTCTGCCTACTGTCCCGAGGTGCGCTTCGTTTTTAAGGGCGACGCAGATGTGTTTGTGCACGTGGGAAACCTGCTGGAGTTCCTGGCGCCGCGGGACCCGGCGCAGGACCTGCTTGCGGGTGACGTGATTGTGCAGGCTCGGCCAATCCGCGCGCGGGCTAGCAAATACTACATCCCAGAGGCTGTGTATGGCTTGCCCGCCTACCCGGCCTACGCGGGTGGTGGTGGCTTTGTGCTTTCAGGGGTTACGCTGCGTCGTCTGGCCGGCGCCTGTGCACAGGTTGAGCTTTTCCCCATTGACGACGTCTTCCTGGGCATGTGTCTACAGCGCCTTCGGCTCACACCGGAACCTCACCCTGCTTTCCGCACCTTTGGCATCCCTCGTCCTTCAGCCGCGCCGCACCTGCGCACCTTTGACCCCTGCTTTTACCGGGAGCTAGTTGTAGTGCACGGGCTCTCGGCGGCCGACATCTGGCTTATGTGGCGCCTGCTGAACGGGCCCCATGGCCCAGCCTGTGCGCGTCCTTGGCCTGCCGCTGCTGGCTCTTTCCGGTGGGACTCCTAG
- the B3GNT9 gene encoding UDP-GlcNAc:betaGal beta-1,3-N-acetylglucosaminyltransferase 9 isoform X1 translates to MSRRAQLEGHVAAAPAPLPANAAFGPGPVHGCPWDPALSPGALASGAAPLPRDERGGGVSHADMRRRLRLRGDASITLLLGTALGLLLYTQREGATPTTNAPRAQGKVEAASTPGLRVFQARDADAAPAPAPLVYEGDTPEPPTPTGPFDFGRYLRAKDQRRFPLLINQPHKCRGDGAPEGGPDLLIAVKSVAADFERRQAVRQTWGAEGRVQGALVRRVFLLGVPRSTGTDRADAEGEGTRTHWPALLRAESRAYADILLWAFDDTFFNLTLKEIHFLAWASAYCPEVRFVFKGDADVFVHVGNLLEFLAPRDPAQDLLAGDVIVQARPIRARASKYYIPEAVYGLPAYPAYAGGGGFVLSGVTLRRLAGACAQVELFPIDDVFLGMCLQRLRLTPEPHPAFRTFGIPRPSAAPHLRTFDPCFYRELVVVHGLSAADIWLMWRLLNGPHGPACARPWPAAAGSFRWDS, encoded by the exons ATGTCCCGGCGCGCACAGCTGGAGGGTCACGTGGCAGCGGCCCCGGCCCCCCTTCCTGCCAACGCTGCATTTGGCCCAGGCCCGGTTCATGGCTGCCCTTGGGACCCTGCGCTGAGCCCCGGAGCCCTGGCGTCCGGGGCCGCGCCGCTCCCAAGGGACGAGA ggggcgggggcgtgAGCCACGCGGACATGAGGCGGAGGCTGCGCCTACGCGGGGACGCGTCGATCACGCTTCTCCTTGGCACCGCCCTCGGCCTCCTGCTCTACACACAGCGCGAGGGCGCGACCCCGACGACCAACGCACCCCGAGCGCAAGGGAAGGTAGAGGCAGCATCTACTCCGGGACTCCGAGTCTTCCAGGCACGGGACGCGGacgcagccccagccccagcccctctggTCTACGAAGGGGACACACCGGAGCCGCCCACACCCACGGGACCCTTTGACTTTGGCCGCTACCTACGCGCCAAGGATCAGCGGCGCTTCCCCTTGCTCATTAATCAGCCGCACAAATGCCGAGGAGATGGCGCACCTGAAGGTGGACCCGACTTGCTCATCGCCGTCAAGTCAGTGGCGGCGGACTTCGAGCGGCGCCAGGCCGTGCGCCAGACGTGGGGTGCTGAGGGCCGTGTGCAGGGGGCGCTCGTGCGCCGCGTGTTCTTGCTGGGCGTGCCCAGGAGCACGGGCACTGACAGGGCAGACGCCGAGGGGGAGGGCACGCGAACCCACTGGCCAGCCCTGCTGCGTGCCGAAAGCCGTGCATACGCGGACATCCTGCTCTGGGCTTTTGACGACACTTTCTTCAACCTAACGCTCAAGGAGATCCACTTTCTGGCCTGGGCCTCTGCCTACTGTCCCGAGGTGCGCTTCGTTTTTAAGGGCGACGCAGATGTGTTTGTGCACGTGGGAAACCTGCTGGAGTTCCTGGCGCCGCGGGACCCGGCGCAGGACCTGCTTGCGGGTGACGTGATTGTGCAGGCTCGGCCAATCCGCGCGCGGGCTAGCAAATACTACATCCCAGAGGCTGTGTATGGCTTGCCCGCCTACCCGGCCTACGCGGGTGGTGGTGGCTTTGTGCTTTCAGGGGTTACGCTGCGTCGTCTGGCCGGCGCCTGTGCACAGGTTGAGCTTTTCCCCATTGACGACGTCTTCCTGGGCATGTGTCTACAGCGCCTTCGGCTCACACCGGAACCTCACCCTGCTTTCCGCACCTTTGGCATCCCTCGTCCTTCAGCCGCGCCGCACCTGCGCACCTTTGACCCCTGCTTTTACCGGGAGCTAGTTGTAGTGCACGGGCTCTCGGCGGCCGACATCTGGCTTATGTGGCGCCTGCTGAACGGGCCCCATGGCCCAGCCTGTGCGCGTCCTTGGCCTGCCGCTGCTGGCTCTTTCCGGTGGGACTCCTAG